The proteins below are encoded in one region of Pseudonocardia sp. DSM 110487:
- the rplI gene encoding 50S ribosomal protein L9, translated as MKLILTADVPNLGAPGDIVEVKDGYGRNLLLPRKLAVVATRGAEKQVASIQRAQRARQIRDLGHAKEVAGQLAALSLTVRAKAAGDSGRLFGSVTSADVAEAVRAAGGPALDRRAVEVSGQIKTVGTHKVTVRLHPEVTTELDLTVVAN; from the coding sequence ATGAAGCTCATCCTCACCGCCGATGTGCCCAACCTGGGCGCACCGGGCGACATCGTCGAGGTCAAGGACGGCTACGGCCGCAACCTCCTGCTCCCCCGCAAGCTGGCCGTCGTGGCCACTCGCGGAGCCGAGAAGCAGGTGGCGTCCATCCAGCGCGCACAGCGCGCCCGCCAGATCCGCGACCTCGGCCACGCCAAGGAGGTTGCGGGCCAGCTCGCCGCGCTCAGCCTCACGGTCAGGGCGAAGGCAGCGGGTGACTCCGGACGCCTGTTCGGTTCGGTCACGTCCGCTGACGTCGCCGAGGCCGTCCGTGCGGCCGGCGGGCCCGCGCTCGACCGGCGCGCCGTCGAGGTGTCGGGGCAGATCAAGACCGTCGGCACCCACAAGGTCACCGTGCGGCTGCACCCGGAGGTCACCACCGAACTGGACCTGACCGTCGTCGCGAACTGA
- the rpsR gene encoding 30S ribosomal protein S18: MAKPVLRKPKKKVCAFCKDKAQEIDYKDTGLLRKFISDRGKIRARRVTGNCRQHQRDVAVAVKNSREVALLPYTSTAR; encoded by the coding sequence ATGGCGAAGCCCGTCCTGCGCAAGCCGAAGAAGAAGGTGTGCGCGTTCTGCAAGGACAAGGCCCAGGAGATCGACTACAAGGACACCGGCCTGCTGCGGAAGTTCATCTCCGACCGCGGCAAGATCCGGGCCCGCCGGGTCACCGGCAACTGCCGTCAGCACCAGCGTGACGTCGCGGTCGCGGTCAAGAACTCCCGCGAGGTCGCGCTGCTGCCCTACACCTCGACCGCGCGCTGA
- a CDS encoding single-stranded DNA-binding protein: MAGETVITVIGNLTADPELRFTPSGAAVANFTVASTPRNFDRQSGEWKDGDALFLRCNVWRQAAENVAESLTRGMRVMVSGRLRQRSFETREGEKRTVVELEVDEVGPSLRYATAKVNKVNRGGGSGGYGGGSGGGGGGGGGGGYSGGAPADDPWGSAPPAGSGPVADDEPPF; this comes from the coding sequence ATGGCCGGCGAGACCGTCATCACGGTGATCGGCAACCTCACCGCCGATCCCGAGCTGCGCTTCACCCCGTCCGGGGCCGCGGTCGCCAACTTCACGGTGGCGTCCACCCCGCGCAACTTCGACCGCCAGTCCGGCGAGTGGAAGGACGGCGACGCGCTGTTCCTGCGGTGCAACGTCTGGCGGCAGGCGGCGGAGAACGTCGCCGAGTCGCTCACGCGCGGGATGCGCGTGATGGTGTCCGGGCGCCTGCGTCAGCGGTCGTTCGAGACCCGCGAGGGCGAGAAGCGCACCGTCGTCGAGCTCGAGGTCGACGAGGTCGGCCCGTCGCTCCGCTACGCCACGGCCAAGGTCAACAAGGTCAACCGGGGCGGCGGCAGCGGGGGCTACGGCGGCGGCAGTGGCGGCGGCGGTGGCGGCGGTGGCGGCGGCGGGTACTCCGGCGGCGCTCCCGCCGATGACCCGTGGGGATCCGCGCCGCCTGCCGGCAGTGGCCCCGTCGCCGACGACGAGCCCCCCTTCTGA
- the rpsF gene encoding 30S ribosomal protein S6 — MRHYELMVILDPSLDERTVTPSLETFLNVVRTDKGTVEKIEVWGKRRLAFEIAKHAEGIYAVLEVTCEPATVAELDRQLGLNESVLRTKVMRREPKKSAARAAAPAAPATEPKRATPATAG, encoded by the coding sequence ATGCGTCATTACGAGCTGATGGTCATCCTCGACCCGAGCCTTGACGAGCGCACTGTGACGCCGTCCCTTGAGACGTTCCTCAACGTCGTGCGCACAGACAAGGGCACCGTCGAGAAGATCGAGGTGTGGGGCAAGCGCCGCCTCGCCTTCGAGATCGCGAAGCACGCGGAGGGCATCTACGCCGTCCTCGAGGTCACCTGCGAGCCGGCCACCGTTGCCGAGCTCGACCGCCAGCTGGGCCTCAACGAGTCCGTGCTGCGCACGAAGGTCATGCGGCGCGAGCCGAAGAAGAGCGCAGCGCGTGCTGCTGCACCTGCTGCTCCCGCCACCGAGCCGAAGCGGGCCACGCCCGCCACCGCGGGCTGA
- a CDS encoding deoxyribonuclease IV has translation MLIGAHAREDDPLVSAAERGADIVQLFLADPQSWKKPPSHPQAAQLRESDLTVVVHSPYPVNLASLNNRIRIPSRKIVVQHAELAAELGAIGLVVHGGHVTQGEDATKGFENWRKFIERQMDEGGFAVPIFIENTAGGENAMARRFEDMARLWDAVGEFGVGFCLDTCHAFSAGVELVDVVDRAKAITGRIDLVHLNNSRDEFGSSRDRHANIADGTIDPEALVAVCAAAGAPVVVETPADGQAADIAFLRERLGS, from the coding sequence ATGCTCATCGGGGCACACGCTCGCGAGGACGACCCGCTCGTCTCGGCAGCGGAACGCGGAGCCGACATCGTGCAGCTGTTCCTCGCCGACCCGCAGAGCTGGAAGAAGCCGCCGAGCCATCCACAGGCCGCGCAGCTGCGGGAAAGCGATCTCACCGTCGTCGTGCACTCGCCCTACCCGGTCAACCTGGCCTCGCTCAACAACCGCATCCGCATCCCCTCGCGGAAGATCGTGGTGCAGCACGCGGAGCTCGCCGCCGAACTCGGCGCGATCGGGCTCGTCGTCCACGGCGGGCACGTCACGCAGGGCGAGGACGCCACGAAGGGCTTCGAGAACTGGCGCAAGTTCATCGAGCGGCAGATGGACGAGGGCGGGTTCGCGGTCCCGATCTTCATCGAGAACACGGCTGGCGGGGAGAACGCGATGGCCCGCCGGTTCGAGGACATGGCCCGCCTGTGGGACGCGGTGGGCGAGTTCGGTGTCGGCTTCTGCCTCGACACCTGCCACGCGTTCTCCGCGGGCGTGGAGCTGGTGGACGTCGTCGACCGCGCAAAGGCCATCACCGGCCGGATCGACCTGGTCCACCTCAACAACTCGCGTGACGAGTTCGGCTCCTCCCGCGACCGCCACGCCAACATCGCCGACGGCACGATCGACCCCGAAGCCCTGGTGGCCGTGTGCGCCGCGGCGGGCGCACCTGTCGTGGTCGAGACGCCTGCCGATGGCCAGGCCGCCGACATCGCCTTCCTGCGTGAGCGGCTCGGATCGTGA